A genomic region of Mycobacterium sp. Aquia_213 contains the following coding sequences:
- the hpnE gene encoding hydroxysqualene dehydroxylase HpnE yields the protein MTGAASSRLAVIGGGLAGITAALRCADAGAAVTLYEARPRLGGLTCSFRRGELWVDNGQHVFLRCCTAYRSLVQRLGAEHMTTLQPRLDIAVRSPSRAARLRRTGWPAPLHLAGSLARYPWLDLGDRLRFARAALALRAVDAADPATDQRAFGDWLREHGQSASAVHNLWELVGIATLNARADDASLSLAATVFQIGMLRDNCSGDIGWSAVPLQRLHGDTAADALAKTGATVQLRTVVRSLCRDNDGWNVETDTGSARFDAVILAVPPTAAEDVLPDGAVDLAPGWSRRLGSSPIINLHLILDRTVLREPFVAAVDSEVQWVFDRTQQSGLTSGQYLAVSLSAADELIDVPTATLRGRFLPALKSILPGLESAELRDFFVTREREATFRPSPGTARLRPPARTAMSGVYLAGAWTATEWPATMEGAVRSGDAAAAALLADARSLSTEAV from the coding sequence ATGACCGGCGCCGCGTCGTCCCGCCTCGCCGTAATCGGCGGCGGCCTGGCCGGGATCACCGCCGCGTTGCGCTGCGCCGATGCCGGGGCCGCCGTGACGCTGTACGAGGCCCGGCCCCGGTTGGGTGGATTGACCTGTTCATTCCGCCGCGGCGAGCTGTGGGTGGACAACGGCCAACACGTGTTCCTGCGCTGCTGCACGGCTTACCGCTCGCTGGTGCAACGGCTCGGCGCCGAGCACATGACCACGCTGCAGCCGCGGCTCGACATCGCCGTTCGGAGTCCCTCCCGTGCCGCGCGGCTGCGGCGCACGGGCTGGCCCGCGCCGCTGCACCTGGCCGGGTCGCTGGCGCGCTACCCGTGGCTGGATCTCGGCGATCGCCTGCGATTCGCCCGCGCGGCGTTGGCGCTGCGGGCGGTCGACGCCGCTGACCCGGCCACCGACCAGCGTGCCTTCGGCGACTGGCTGCGCGAGCACGGTCAAAGCGCCAGTGCCGTGCATAACTTGTGGGAGCTCGTCGGCATCGCGACCCTCAACGCCCGCGCCGACGACGCGTCGCTGTCCCTGGCGGCCACCGTGTTTCAGATCGGCATGCTGCGCGACAACTGCAGCGGCGACATCGGTTGGTCTGCGGTGCCGTTGCAGCGGCTGCACGGCGACACCGCCGCCGATGCCCTCGCCAAGACGGGCGCCACGGTCCAGCTTCGAACCGTGGTGCGGTCGCTGTGCCGAGACAATGACGGATGGAATGTGGAAACCGACACGGGCTCGGCCCGCTTCGACGCCGTCATTCTGGCGGTGCCGCCGACTGCTGCCGAAGATGTGCTGCCCGATGGCGCGGTGGACTTAGCGCCGGGATGGTCGCGGCGACTTGGCAGTTCACCGATTATCAACCTGCACCTAATCCTCGATCGCACGGTGTTGCGGGAGCCGTTTGTCGCGGCAGTCGATAGTGAGGTGCAGTGGGTATTCGACCGCACCCAGCAAAGCGGGCTGACCTCGGGCCAGTACCTTGCCGTGTCGCTCTCGGCCGCCGACGAGTTGATCGACGTGCCCACCGCTACCCTGCGCGGTCGCTTCCTGCCCGCCCTCAAGTCGATCCTGCCGGGGCTCGAATCCGCAGAACTGCGAGACTTTTTCGTGACACGCGAGCGGGAGGCGACCTTTCGCCCATCGCCCGGGACGGCCCGGCTGCGACCACCTGCGCGTACGGCGATGTCGGGTGTATACCTGGCCGGGGCGTGGACGGCCACCGAATGGCCCGCGACGATGGAGGGCGCGGTGCGCAGCGGTGACGCCGCGGCCGCCGCGCTGCTCGCCGACGCGAGATCGCTATCGACGGAGGCGGTATGA
- the shc gene encoding squalene--hopene cyclase has protein sequence MSTAPNRIPEPAPTPDDLCEVRAALDAAVRQLRSQQHRGGGWKGALDTNVTMDAEDLLMRAFLGILTPEATEPTARWIRSQQRADGSWSVYPGGPGDLSTSAEAWVALRLAGDGPAEPHMAKAAEFVRGAGGVENSRVFTRIWFSLSGLWSWDDCPELPPELIFFPSWAPLNIYDWGCWARGTIVPLMIVCTLKPVRPRSFGINELRSGRPRKLDWPWTIAGMFQRLDKALHWYARHPVRPLRTSAMKQALEWILARQEADGAWGGIQPPTVYSILALHLMGYPMDHPAVRAGLAGLDGFLLHEDTPDGPTRRLEGCQSPVWDTALSLAALLDAGVAPDDPAVLRATDWLLDKQITRPGDWHVRRPELTPGAWAFEFANDNYPDTDDTAEVILGLSRVKHPDAARVAAAVDVAVDWTAGMQSGDGGWGAFDADNTSTLVTKLPFCDFGAVTDPPSADVTAHVVEMLATEGAHAERCERGVRWLLDHQEPDGSWYGRWGVNYVYGTGAVVPALIAAGVDAGAVPIRSAVDWLKRHQNDDGGWGEDARSYVDRAWVGRGASTPSQTAWALLALLAVGDDTEAVQRGIAWLVTTQRPDGGWDEQHFTGTGFPVDMYINYEMYKLVFPIWALGRYLRART, from the coding sequence ATGTCGACGGCACCGAACCGGATACCCGAACCGGCACCCACCCCAGATGATCTCTGCGAGGTACGAGCCGCGTTGGATGCCGCGGTGCGCCAGCTGCGGTCGCAGCAGCATCGGGGCGGCGGATGGAAGGGCGCGCTCGACACCAACGTGACCATGGACGCCGAGGATCTGTTGATGCGCGCGTTCCTGGGCATCCTGACACCCGAGGCAACCGAGCCCACCGCACGATGGATCCGCTCGCAGCAGCGCGCGGACGGTAGCTGGTCGGTATATCCCGGCGGTCCGGGCGATCTGTCCACCTCGGCCGAGGCCTGGGTGGCTTTGCGATTGGCCGGGGACGGCCCGGCGGAGCCGCACATGGCCAAAGCGGCCGAGTTTGTGCGCGGCGCAGGTGGAGTCGAAAACAGTCGCGTATTCACGCGAATATGGTTTTCGCTGTCCGGTTTATGGTCGTGGGACGACTGTCCGGAGCTGCCGCCGGAGCTCATATTCTTCCCCTCGTGGGCGCCGCTGAACATCTACGACTGGGGCTGCTGGGCACGCGGAACGATTGTGCCGCTGATGATCGTCTGCACGCTAAAACCGGTGCGCCCTCGGTCATTCGGGATCAACGAGCTGCGGTCGGGACGGCCCCGCAAGCTCGACTGGCCGTGGACCATCGCCGGTATGTTCCAGCGGCTCGACAAAGCGCTGCACTGGTACGCGCGGCATCCGGTGCGGCCGCTGCGAACCTCAGCGATGAAGCAGGCGCTCGAATGGATCCTGGCCCGCCAGGAAGCCGACGGCGCGTGGGGTGGCATCCAGCCACCGACGGTGTATTCGATTCTGGCACTGCATCTTATGGGCTATCCGATGGACCATCCCGCGGTGCGCGCCGGCCTCGCCGGGCTCGACGGCTTCCTCCTCCACGAGGACACTCCAGACGGGCCCACCCGCCGACTCGAGGGCTGCCAGTCACCGGTGTGGGACACCGCGCTGTCACTGGCGGCACTGCTGGACGCGGGCGTGGCCCCAGACGACCCGGCGGTGTTGCGCGCCACCGACTGGCTGCTCGACAAGCAGATCACCCGACCCGGGGATTGGCACGTGCGCCGTCCCGAATTGACGCCCGGCGCATGGGCATTCGAGTTCGCCAACGACAATTACCCCGACACCGACGACACCGCCGAGGTCATCCTGGGCCTGAGCCGCGTCAAGCATCCCGACGCCGCCCGGGTCGCCGCCGCAGTCGATGTGGCGGTGGACTGGACTGCGGGCATGCAGTCGGGCGACGGCGGCTGGGGTGCGTTCGACGCCGACAACACCAGCACGCTGGTGACCAAGCTGCCGTTCTGCGACTTCGGTGCGGTCACCGACCCGCCGTCGGCCGACGTCACCGCGCACGTCGTCGAGATGCTCGCCACCGAGGGGGCCCACGCCGAGCGATGCGAGCGGGGCGTGCGATGGCTGCTCGATCACCAGGAGCCGGACGGTTCCTGGTACGGCCGGTGGGGCGTCAATTACGTCTACGGAACGGGCGCGGTGGTGCCGGCATTGATCGCGGCCGGCGTTGACGCCGGAGCGGTGCCGATCCGTTCCGCGGTGGATTGGTTGAAGCGGCACCAAAACGACGACGGCGGGTGGGGGGAGGACGCGCGCTCGTACGTCGACCGTGCCTGGGTGGGGCGCGGGGCGTCGACTCCGTCACAGACCGCGTGGGCGTTGCTCGCCCTGTTAGCGGTCGGGGATGACACCGAGGCGGTGCAACGGGGGATCGCGTGGTTGGTAACCACCCAGCGCCCCGACGGCGGATGGGACGAGCAGCATTTCACCGGTACCGGATTCCCGGTCGACATGTATATCAACTACGAGATGTACAAGCTGGTGTTTCCGATCTGGGCGCTAGGTCGTTATCTGCGGGCACGCACATGA
- a CDS encoding polyprenyl synthetase family protein, with the protein MTPIVQTLNDARESITPLLRKMVHRLDPSTRLVTSYHLGWCDKDGAPTNTNGGKAIRPALALLGAGVAGAEPEAALPGAVAVELVHNFSLVHDDLIDGDAERRHRPTVWAQWGAPTAVLAGDAMLSLAHEVLLDLRSPHARTAEAMLAAATRELIRGQTLDIAFESRRAVSLDECIDMARGKTGALISVSAAIGAVLTGAPTEMTDALAAYGDHLGVAFQLVDDLLGIWGQPEMTGKPVYSDLRSHKKTLPVTWVIENGGAAGRQLAAWLDDESRDPTDAELADIAELVEQGGGRAWATDEAARRAALADEAVTQAGAVSEPAGQLRALARYLIDREA; encoded by the coding sequence ATGACGCCGATAGTCCAAACGTTGAATGATGCGCGCGAATCGATCACGCCGCTGCTGCGCAAGATGGTGCACCGGCTCGACCCGAGCACCCGGCTCGTGACCTCCTACCACCTCGGCTGGTGCGATAAGGACGGTGCCCCGACTAATACCAACGGCGGCAAGGCTATTCGGCCCGCCCTGGCGCTGTTGGGTGCCGGGGTCGCGGGCGCCGAGCCGGAAGCGGCACTGCCCGGCGCAGTGGCCGTTGAACTGGTACACAACTTTTCGTTGGTACATGACGATCTGATAGATGGCGACGCCGAGCGCCGGCATCGGCCCACCGTCTGGGCGCAGTGGGGTGCCCCGACCGCGGTGCTGGCGGGGGACGCGATGCTGTCGCTCGCGCATGAGGTGCTGCTGGACCTGCGTTCGCCGCACGCACGCACCGCCGAAGCGATGCTCGCAGCCGCCACCAGGGAATTGATCCGGGGGCAGACTCTCGACATCGCTTTCGAGAGCCGCCGCGCCGTGAGTCTCGACGAGTGCATAGACATGGCGCGGGGCAAGACCGGGGCACTGATTTCGGTCAGCGCGGCAATCGGCGCGGTGCTGACCGGTGCGCCTACGGAAATGACCGACGCGCTGGCCGCCTACGGCGATCACCTTGGCGTCGCGTTCCAGCTCGTCGACGATCTGCTCGGTATCTGGGGCCAACCTGAAATGACCGGCAAGCCAGTGTATTCCGATCTGCGGTCGCACAAGAAGACCCTGCCGGTCACCTGGGTGATCGAGAACGGCGGGGCGGCGGGTCGCCAGCTCGCCGCTTGGCTGGACGACGAGTCGCGCGACCCGACCGATGCCGAACTGGCCGACATTGCCGAGCTTGTCGAACAAGGGGGCGGACGCGCATGGGCGACCGATGAGGCCGCCCGCCGCGCCGCCCTGGCCGACGAGGCCGTCACACAAGCCGGGGCCGTATCCGAGCCAGCCGGCCAGCTGCGCGCACTGGCCCGCTACCTCATCGATAGAGAGGCATAG